In Anser cygnoides isolate HZ-2024a breed goose chromosome 16, Taihu_goose_T2T_genome, whole genome shotgun sequence, one genomic interval encodes:
- the SNPH gene encoding syntaphilin isoform X2 — translation MSLPGSRRSSTGSRRRPSPPGRDTYGTSSLSSSSNSGSCKGSDSSPTPRRSAKYNLCSDNHGIKPPTPEQYLTPLQQKEVCIRHLKARLKDTQERLQDRDAEIEDLKTQLSRMQEDWIEEECHRVEAQLALKEARKEIKQLKQVIDTVKNNLMEKDKGLQKYFVDINIQNKKLETLLHSMEIAQNGALKEEGAGESAGGSPARSLTRSSTYTKLSDQAAGDRNVGGSQTISVDEGADSGFAGADEAPGRPDLLEGGEPCARLPPSSTYEKLLGLRGGVEAGVQASCMQERAIQTDFAHCQPDLDTLLEKVIKSQACSLGSPTSAWVSELEDAAPGCEQPNPAGAMDLVAADPEAVPAEAGAPHNNPTVQQPHGAGPSVAITCAAAVAEEEEAVAEASCDAAPAKSYWSRHFLVDLLAVVVPAVPTVAWLCRSQRRQGQPIYNISSLLRGCCTVALHSIRRMGCHAVGTPGGSAQP, via the exons ATGTCTCTGCCGGGGAGCAGACGCTCGTCCACCGGATCCCGAAG gcgcccctcgccccccgggAGGGACACCTACGGCACCTCCtcgctgagcagcagcagcaattctGGCTCCTGCAAGGGCAGCGACAGCAGCCCCACCCCAAG GCGCTCGGCCAAGTACAACCTCTGCAGCGACAACCACGGAATAAAGCCGCCGACGCCAGAGCAGTACCTGACGCCCCTCCAGCAGAAGGAGGTCTGCATCCGGCACCTCAAGGCTCGCCTGAAGGACAcgcaggagcggctgcaggacaG AGATGCTGAGATCGAGGACCTGAAAACGCAGCTGTCGAGGATGCAGGAGGACTGGATCGAGGAGGAGTGCCACCGCGTGGAGGCCCAGCTGGCGCTGAAGGAGGCGCGCAAGGAGATCAAGCAGCTGAAGCAGGTCATCGACACGGTGAAGAACAACCTGATGGAGAAGGACAAGGGGCTCCAGAAGTACTTCGTGGACATCAACATCCAGAACAAGAAGCTGGAGACGCTGCTGCACAGCATGGAGATCGCGCAGAACGGGGCGCTGAAGGAGGAGGGGGCCGGCGAGTCGGCGGGGGGGTCCCCTGCCCGCTCCCTCACCCGCAGCTCCACCTACACCAAGCTGAGCGACCAGGCGGCCGGGGACCGCAACGTGGGGGGCTCGCAGACCATCTCGGTGGACGAGGGGGCCGACAGCGGCTTCGCGGGGGCGGACGAGGCTCCCGGGCGCCCGGACTtgctggagggaggggagcCGTGCGCCCGGCTGCCCCCCAGCTCCACCTACGAgaagctgctggggctgcggggcggcgtGGAGGCGGGCGTGCAGGCCAGCTGCATGCAGGAGCGGGCCATCCAGACGGACTTTGCGCACTGCCAGCCCGACCTGGACACCCTCCTGGAGAAGGTGATCAAGTCCCAGGCTTGCAGCTTAGGCAGCCCCACCTCCGCCTGGGTCTCCGAGTTGGAAGACGCGGCGCCCGGCTGCGAGCAACCCAACCCTGCCGGGGCCATGGACCTGGTGGCCGCGGACCCCGAGGCCGTGCCGGCGGAGGCGGGGGCCCCCCACAACAACCCCACCGTGCAGCAGCCCCACGGCGCCGGCCCCTCCGTGGCCATCACCTgcgcggcggcggtggcggaggaggaggaggcggtggcggaggcGAGCTGCGACGCCGCCCCGGCCAAGAGCTACTGGAGCCGCCACTTCCTCGTGGATCTGCTGGCCGTGGTGGTGCCGGCGGTGCCCACGGTGGCCTGGCTGTGCCGCTCGCAGCGCCGGCAGGGCCAGCCCATCTACAACATCAGCTcgctgctgcggggctgctgcaCCGTGGCCCTGCACTCCATCCGCAGGATGGGCTGCCACGCCGTCGGCACCCCTGGGGGCAGCGcccagccctga
- the SNPH gene encoding syntaphilin isoform X3 codes for MSLPGSRRSSTGSRRRSAKYNLCSDNHGIKPPTPEQYLTPLQQKEVCIRHLKARLKDTQERLQDRDAEIEDLKTQLSRMQEDWIEEECHRVEAQLALKEARKEIKQLKQVIDTVKNNLMEKDKGLQKYFVDINIQNKKLETLLHSMEIAQNGALKEEGAGESAGGSPARSLTRSSTYTKLSDQAAGDRNVGGSQTISVDEGADSGFAGADEAPGRPDLLEGGEPCARLPPSSTYEKLLGLRGGVEAGVQASCMQERAIQTDFAHCQPDLDTLLEKVIKSQACSLGSPTSAWVSELEDAAPGCEQPNPAGAMDLVAADPEAVPAEAGAPHNNPTVQQPHGAGPSVAITCAAAVAEEEEAVAEASCDAAPAKSYWSRHFLVDLLAVVVPAVPTVAWLCRSQRRQGQPIYNISSLLRGCCTVALHSIRRMGCHAVGTPGGSAQP; via the exons ATGTCTCTGCCGGGGAGCAGACGCTCGTCCACCGGATCCCGAAG GCGCTCGGCCAAGTACAACCTCTGCAGCGACAACCACGGAATAAAGCCGCCGACGCCAGAGCAGTACCTGACGCCCCTCCAGCAGAAGGAGGTCTGCATCCGGCACCTCAAGGCTCGCCTGAAGGACAcgcaggagcggctgcaggacaG AGATGCTGAGATCGAGGACCTGAAAACGCAGCTGTCGAGGATGCAGGAGGACTGGATCGAGGAGGAGTGCCACCGCGTGGAGGCCCAGCTGGCGCTGAAGGAGGCGCGCAAGGAGATCAAGCAGCTGAAGCAGGTCATCGACACGGTGAAGAACAACCTGATGGAGAAGGACAAGGGGCTCCAGAAGTACTTCGTGGACATCAACATCCAGAACAAGAAGCTGGAGACGCTGCTGCACAGCATGGAGATCGCGCAGAACGGGGCGCTGAAGGAGGAGGGGGCCGGCGAGTCGGCGGGGGGGTCCCCTGCCCGCTCCCTCACCCGCAGCTCCACCTACACCAAGCTGAGCGACCAGGCGGCCGGGGACCGCAACGTGGGGGGCTCGCAGACCATCTCGGTGGACGAGGGGGCCGACAGCGGCTTCGCGGGGGCGGACGAGGCTCCCGGGCGCCCGGACTtgctggagggaggggagcCGTGCGCCCGGCTGCCCCCCAGCTCCACCTACGAgaagctgctggggctgcggggcggcgtGGAGGCGGGCGTGCAGGCCAGCTGCATGCAGGAGCGGGCCATCCAGACGGACTTTGCGCACTGCCAGCCCGACCTGGACACCCTCCTGGAGAAGGTGATCAAGTCCCAGGCTTGCAGCTTAGGCAGCCCCACCTCCGCCTGGGTCTCCGAGTTGGAAGACGCGGCGCCCGGCTGCGAGCAACCCAACCCTGCCGGGGCCATGGACCTGGTGGCCGCGGACCCCGAGGCCGTGCCGGCGGAGGCGGGGGCCCCCCACAACAACCCCACCGTGCAGCAGCCCCACGGCGCCGGCCCCTCCGTGGCCATCACCTgcgcggcggcggtggcggaggaggaggaggcggtggcggaggcGAGCTGCGACGCCGCCCCGGCCAAGAGCTACTGGAGCCGCCACTTCCTCGTGGATCTGCTGGCCGTGGTGGTGCCGGCGGTGCCCACGGTGGCCTGGCTGTGCCGCTCGCAGCGCCGGCAGGGCCAGCCCATCTACAACATCAGCTcgctgctgcggggctgctgcaCCGTGGCCCTGCACTCCATCCGCAGGATGGGCTGCCACGCCGTCGGCACCCCTGGGGGCAGCGcccagccctga
- the SNPH gene encoding syntaphilin isoform X1: MSLPGSRRSSTGSRSRGLYGRSGLASFFKSSAPSATRPETQPLLPASRRPSPPGRDTYGTSSLSSSSNSGSCKGSDSSPTPRRSAKYNLCSDNHGIKPPTPEQYLTPLQQKEVCIRHLKARLKDTQERLQDRDAEIEDLKTQLSRMQEDWIEEECHRVEAQLALKEARKEIKQLKQVIDTVKNNLMEKDKGLQKYFVDINIQNKKLETLLHSMEIAQNGALKEEGAGESAGGSPARSLTRSSTYTKLSDQAAGDRNVGGSQTISVDEGADSGFAGADEAPGRPDLLEGGEPCARLPPSSTYEKLLGLRGGVEAGVQASCMQERAIQTDFAHCQPDLDTLLEKVIKSQACSLGSPTSAWVSELEDAAPGCEQPNPAGAMDLVAADPEAVPAEAGAPHNNPTVQQPHGAGPSVAITCAAAVAEEEEAVAEASCDAAPAKSYWSRHFLVDLLAVVVPAVPTVAWLCRSQRRQGQPIYNISSLLRGCCTVALHSIRRMGCHAVGTPGGSAQP, translated from the exons ATGTCTCTGCCGGGGAGCAGACGCTCGTCCACCGGATCCCGAAG TCGCGGGCTTTATGGACGGAGTGGCTTGGCCTCCTTCTTTAAGTCTTCAGCGCCCTCAGCCACTCGGCCTGAGACACAGCCTCTTCTCCCTGCCTCCAggcgcccctcgccccccgggAGGGACACCTACGGCACCTCCtcgctgagcagcagcagcaattctGGCTCCTGCAAGGGCAGCGACAGCAGCCCCACCCCAAG GCGCTCGGCCAAGTACAACCTCTGCAGCGACAACCACGGAATAAAGCCGCCGACGCCAGAGCAGTACCTGACGCCCCTCCAGCAGAAGGAGGTCTGCATCCGGCACCTCAAGGCTCGCCTGAAGGACAcgcaggagcggctgcaggacaG AGATGCTGAGATCGAGGACCTGAAAACGCAGCTGTCGAGGATGCAGGAGGACTGGATCGAGGAGGAGTGCCACCGCGTGGAGGCCCAGCTGGCGCTGAAGGAGGCGCGCAAGGAGATCAAGCAGCTGAAGCAGGTCATCGACACGGTGAAGAACAACCTGATGGAGAAGGACAAGGGGCTCCAGAAGTACTTCGTGGACATCAACATCCAGAACAAGAAGCTGGAGACGCTGCTGCACAGCATGGAGATCGCGCAGAACGGGGCGCTGAAGGAGGAGGGGGCCGGCGAGTCGGCGGGGGGGTCCCCTGCCCGCTCCCTCACCCGCAGCTCCACCTACACCAAGCTGAGCGACCAGGCGGCCGGGGACCGCAACGTGGGGGGCTCGCAGACCATCTCGGTGGACGAGGGGGCCGACAGCGGCTTCGCGGGGGCGGACGAGGCTCCCGGGCGCCCGGACTtgctggagggaggggagcCGTGCGCCCGGCTGCCCCCCAGCTCCACCTACGAgaagctgctggggctgcggggcggcgtGGAGGCGGGCGTGCAGGCCAGCTGCATGCAGGAGCGGGCCATCCAGACGGACTTTGCGCACTGCCAGCCCGACCTGGACACCCTCCTGGAGAAGGTGATCAAGTCCCAGGCTTGCAGCTTAGGCAGCCCCACCTCCGCCTGGGTCTCCGAGTTGGAAGACGCGGCGCCCGGCTGCGAGCAACCCAACCCTGCCGGGGCCATGGACCTGGTGGCCGCGGACCCCGAGGCCGTGCCGGCGGAGGCGGGGGCCCCCCACAACAACCCCACCGTGCAGCAGCCCCACGGCGCCGGCCCCTCCGTGGCCATCACCTgcgcggcggcggtggcggaggaggaggaggcggtggcggaggcGAGCTGCGACGCCGCCCCGGCCAAGAGCTACTGGAGCCGCCACTTCCTCGTGGATCTGCTGGCCGTGGTGGTGCCGGCGGTGCCCACGGTGGCCTGGCTGTGCCGCTCGCAGCGCCGGCAGGGCCAGCCCATCTACAACATCAGCTcgctgctgcggggctgctgcaCCGTGGCCCTGCACTCCATCCGCAGGATGGGCTGCCACGCCGTCGGCACCCCTGGGGGCAGCGcccagccctga